A single genomic interval of Streptomyces sp. BA2 harbors:
- a CDS encoding lytic transglycosylase domain-containing protein, producing the protein MSPTEGHALSATLLRRIATPKKALTGAAVAAATSGMLFMAGPAQAAAPSEAKAAAPAAAPAAAPSSAQAIAKKKIPDPAQYEAFSKIVEHESGWNPSATNSSSGAYGLVQALPGSKMASAGSDWKTNPETQIEWGLDYMNDRYGSPTGAWAHWQANGWY; encoded by the coding sequence ATGTCCCCCACGGAAGGCCACGCTTTGTCCGCCACGCTCCTCCGCCGTATCGCCACCCCGAAGAAGGCCCTCACCGGTGCCGCCGTGGCCGCCGCCACGTCGGGCATGCTGTTCATGGCGGGCCCGGCCCAGGCCGCGGCCCCCTCCGAGGCGAAGGCCGCCGCTCCGGCCGCCGCCCCCGCAGCGGCTCCTTCCTCGGCGCAGGCGATCGCGAAGAAGAAGATTCCGGACCCGGCGCAGTACGAGGCGTTCAGCAAGATCGTGGAGCACGAGAGCGGCTGGAACCCCAGCGCCACGAACTCCTCCTCCGGCGCCTACGGCCTGGTCCAGGCCCTGCCCGGCTCGAAGATGGCTTCGGCGGGCTCGGACTGGAAGACCAACCCCGAGACCCAGATCGAGTGGGGCCTCGACTACATGAACGACCGCTACGGCAGCCCGACGGGCGCCTGGGCCCACTGGCAGGCCAACGGGTGGTACTGA
- a CDS encoding steroid 3-ketoacyl-CoA thiolase — translation MAAEPVIVEAVRTPIGKRGGALANLHPAYLLGETYRELLGRTGIHADCVEQIVGGTVTHAGEQSMNPARTAWLTMGLPYETAATTVDCQCGSSQQASHMVANMVAAGVIDVGISCGVEAMSRVPLGSGSKHGPGKPFPEEWNVDLPNQFEAAERIARNRGLTRENVDSLGLISQERAATAWAEERFKRETFAVQVPTTEEEQAAGQGMWRLVDRDEGLRDTTMEGLERLKPVMPTAVHTAGNSSQISDGAAAIMWASKRMARALKLKPRARIVAQALVGADPHFHLDGPIDATRAVLGKAGMSLKDIDLVEINEAFASVVLSWAQIFEQDLEKVNVNGGAIALGHPVGATGARLITTALHELERRDKEFALITMCAGGAVATGTIIQRL, via the coding sequence ATGGCCGCGGAACCTGTCATCGTCGAAGCCGTACGCACCCCCATAGGTAAGCGCGGCGGCGCGCTCGCCAATCTCCACCCCGCCTATCTGCTCGGCGAGACCTATCGCGAGCTCCTCGGCCGTACGGGCATCCACGCCGACTGCGTCGAGCAGATCGTGGGCGGCACGGTGACCCACGCCGGGGAGCAGTCCATGAACCCGGCGCGCACGGCCTGGCTCACGATGGGCCTTCCGTACGAGACCGCGGCGACGACGGTGGACTGTCAGTGCGGCTCGTCGCAGCAGGCCAGCCACATGGTCGCCAACATGGTCGCGGCAGGCGTCATCGACGTGGGGATCAGCTGTGGCGTCGAGGCGATGTCACGGGTGCCGCTGGGGTCGGGCTCCAAGCACGGTCCCGGCAAGCCGTTCCCCGAGGAGTGGAACGTCGACCTGCCCAACCAGTTCGAGGCGGCCGAGCGCATCGCCCGCAACCGCGGCCTCACGCGGGAGAACGTCGACTCGCTCGGCCTCATCTCGCAGGAGCGCGCCGCCACCGCCTGGGCCGAGGAGCGCTTCAAACGCGAGACGTTCGCCGTCCAGGTGCCGACGACGGAGGAGGAACAGGCCGCGGGGCAGGGCATGTGGCGGCTCGTCGACCGGGACGAGGGGCTGCGGGACACCACGATGGAGGGCCTTGAGCGGCTCAAGCCGGTGATGCCGACCGCCGTGCACACCGCGGGGAACTCCTCGCAGATCTCGGACGGCGCGGCGGCGATCATGTGGGCGTCGAAGCGGATGGCGCGGGCCCTGAAGCTGAAGCCGCGCGCGCGGATCGTGGCGCAGGCGCTGGTGGGTGCCGATCCGCACTTCCACCTGGACGGGCCGATCGACGCGACGCGGGCGGTCCTCGGCAAGGCGGGGATGTCCCTGAAGGACATCGACCTCGTGGAGATCAACGAGGCGTTCGCGTCGGTGGTCCTGAGCTGGGCGCAGATCTTCGAGCAGGACCTGGAGAAGGTGAACGTGAACGGGGGCGCGATTGCGCTCGGGCATCCCGTGGGGGCGACCGGGGCTCGGCTCATCACGACTGCCCTGCATGAACTGGAGCGCCGGGACAAGGAGTTCGCGCTGATCACCATGTGCGCGGGGGGCGCTGTTGCTACGGGGACGATCATCCAGAGGCTGTGA
- a CDS encoding cytochrome P450, with product MPCPALPDGFDFTDPDLLQERVPLPEFAQLRQTEPVRWIAQPPRISGFDDAGYWAVTRHADVKYVSTHPELFSSNLNTAVIRFNETISRDQIEVQKMIMLNMDPPEHTRVRQIVQRGFTPRAIRSLEDALRDRAGSIVETALANAAADGSFDFVTNVAVELPLQAIAELIGVPQDDRTKIFDWSNKMAAYDDPEYAITEEVGAEAAMEIVSYAMNLAAARKECPAKDIVSQLVAAEDEGNLSSDEFGFFVILLAVAGNETTRNAITHGMHAFLTHPEQWELFKRERPETTAEEIVRWATPVVSFQRTATQDTEIGEAKIKKGDRVGIFYSSANNDPDVFDEPEKFDISRDPNPHLGFGGGGPHFCLGKSLAVLEINLIFNAIADALPGLRLVSDPRRLRSAWLNGVKELQVSTG from the coding sequence ATGCCCTGTCCAGCGCTGCCCGACGGGTTCGACTTCACCGACCCCGACCTGCTCCAAGAGCGCGTACCCCTACCGGAGTTCGCCCAGCTGAGGCAGACGGAACCGGTGCGCTGGATCGCCCAGCCGCCGCGCATCTCCGGCTTCGACGACGCGGGATACTGGGCCGTCACGCGGCACGCGGACGTCAAGTACGTCTCCACGCATCCAGAGTTGTTCTCCTCGAACCTCAACACCGCGGTCATCCGCTTCAACGAGACGATCAGCCGGGACCAGATCGAGGTCCAGAAGATGATCATGTTGAACATGGACCCGCCCGAGCACACCCGGGTCCGCCAGATCGTGCAGCGCGGCTTCACGCCCCGCGCCATCCGCTCGCTGGAGGACGCGCTGCGCGACCGCGCAGGCTCCATCGTCGAGACGGCCCTGGCGAACGCCGCGGCCGACGGCTCCTTCGACTTCGTCACCAACGTCGCCGTGGAACTTCCCCTCCAGGCCATCGCCGAGCTCATCGGCGTGCCCCAGGACGACCGGACGAAGATCTTCGACTGGTCCAACAAGATGGCCGCCTACGACGACCCGGAGTACGCGATCACCGAGGAGGTCGGCGCCGAGGCGGCCATGGAGATCGTCTCGTACGCGATGAACCTCGCCGCCGCCCGCAAGGAGTGCCCGGCCAAGGACATCGTCAGCCAGCTGGTGGCCGCCGAGGACGAAGGCAACCTCTCCTCCGACGAGTTCGGCTTCTTCGTCATCCTGCTCGCGGTGGCCGGCAACGAGACCACCCGGAACGCCATCACCCACGGCATGCACGCCTTCCTCACCCATCCGGAGCAGTGGGAGCTCTTCAAGCGCGAGCGCCCCGAGACCACCGCGGAGGAGATCGTGCGCTGGGCGACCCCCGTGGTCTCCTTCCAGCGCACCGCGACCCAGGACACCGAGATCGGCGAGGCGAAGATCAAGAAGGGCGACCGCGTCGGGATCTTCTACTCATCGGCCAACAACGACCCCGACGTCTTCGACGAGCCGGAGAAGTTCGACATCTCCCGCGACCCGAACCCGCACCTCGGATTCGGCGGCGGAGGCCCGCACTTCTGCCTCGGCAAGTCGCTGGCCGTCCTGGAGATCAACCTCATCTTCAACGCGATCGCGGACGCGCTGCCCGGTCTGCGTCTGGTCTCCGACCCCCGCAGGCTCCGCTCGGCCTGGCTGAACGGGGTCAAGGAACTGCAGGTCAGCACGGGCTGA
- a CDS encoding phosphatase PAP2 family protein, which yields MANVEHGGPGNAFGAGTPGTPRTRIGALRVTLWLIAAVLAVRQVAVVLRTPKGERLTDLETWIGPDGVLHVNGSFYDADKFTGTPFAGLVLKPFSRAAEQALGWGWTFGTLTLVVILGMVAARALPQPVSRRTSLLAAPVAICLLMLSLPVRNTLHLGQTSIIPVLLVLLGCFAVRGERASGILIGIGAALQPTLLLFAALFWFTGRRRATASTGATFLAVTALAWAAMPHDSWTYWIHHLAGAGLGASPDGLANQSLHGALLRFGLEGPLEIGVFVVLGAAVIWFGVRRAVRYAKDGQLLLAVAITGCVAVAVSPTTWQHQLLWVLLAVVGRVGKKQSDRYMWPIAVILVSTLPAKMMLPNMPVVEPIRDNVVLIAALAAATVVPFLSRAHPQYQEPVPTDYAKPVPTRWSWVPLLPFWRRVTTRPNLLLELLLIRVGYSAYQQARLAATGGTNSGGRATAEQHGEQIYSIEQFLHIDIEHWVNHAVVKVDWLEEFFNFYYTSFHFVVPLTVLGVLYVRRPADYRWARSALGFATVLALVGFWLYPLAPPRLMPGLGFIDTVHGVQDFTQPDYGTLTALTNQYAAMPSLHFGWSLWCGVVIVILAPKWWMKALGLLHPLFTVSAIVATGNHWVLDAVGGATVVGAGFGLGHLLAGPRVGRTVKVATGAEPPVIDMTKDSAKDRTPS from the coding sequence GTGGCGAATGTTGAGCACGGGGGACCGGGAAATGCCTTTGGGGCGGGTACGCCCGGCACACCGAGGACGCGGATCGGGGCGCTCCGCGTCACCCTCTGGCTGATCGCTGCCGTACTCGCGGTACGACAGGTGGCCGTCGTCCTGCGTACGCCGAAAGGGGAGCGGCTCACCGACCTGGAGACCTGGATCGGCCCGGACGGCGTCCTGCATGTGAACGGTTCCTTCTACGACGCCGACAAGTTCACCGGCACCCCCTTCGCCGGACTCGTGCTCAAACCGTTCTCCCGCGCGGCCGAGCAAGCACTCGGCTGGGGCTGGACGTTCGGCACGCTGACCCTGGTCGTGATCCTCGGCATGGTCGCGGCTCGGGCGCTGCCGCAGCCCGTGTCCCGGCGCACCTCACTGCTCGCCGCGCCCGTCGCGATCTGCCTCCTGATGCTGTCGCTCCCGGTGCGCAACACCCTGCACCTGGGCCAGACCAGCATCATTCCCGTGCTCCTCGTCCTGCTCGGCTGCTTCGCCGTCCGGGGGGAGCGCGCCAGCGGCATCCTCATCGGCATCGGGGCCGCGCTCCAGCCCACGCTGCTGCTCTTCGCCGCCCTGTTCTGGTTCACCGGCCGCAGGCGCGCCACGGCGTCCACCGGCGCCACGTTCCTCGCCGTCACCGCGCTCGCGTGGGCCGCGATGCCGCACGACTCGTGGACGTACTGGATACACCACCTGGCGGGCGCGGGCCTGGGCGCGAGTCCGGACGGCCTCGCCAACCAGTCGCTGCACGGCGCCCTGCTCCGGTTCGGCCTCGAAGGGCCGCTGGAGATCGGCGTGTTCGTGGTCCTGGGCGCGGCCGTCATCTGGTTCGGCGTACGCCGCGCGGTCCGTTACGCCAAGGACGGGCAGCTGCTGCTCGCCGTCGCGATCACCGGCTGCGTCGCCGTCGCCGTGTCCCCGACGACCTGGCAGCACCAGCTCCTGTGGGTGCTGCTCGCGGTGGTGGGCCGGGTCGGCAAGAAGCAGTCCGACCGGTACATGTGGCCGATCGCCGTCATCCTCGTGTCGACGCTGCCGGCGAAGATGATGCTGCCGAACATGCCGGTCGTGGAGCCCATCCGCGACAACGTCGTGCTGATCGCCGCGCTCGCCGCCGCCACGGTGGTGCCGTTCCTCTCCCGCGCGCACCCCCAGTACCAGGAGCCCGTCCCGACCGACTACGCCAAGCCCGTGCCCACGCGCTGGAGTTGGGTGCCGCTGCTCCCGTTCTGGCGGCGGGTCACGACCCGGCCGAACCTCCTCCTCGAACTGCTCCTGATCCGCGTCGGCTACTCCGCCTACCAGCAGGCGCGGCTCGCCGCGACGGGCGGCACCAACTCGGGCGGCCGTGCCACCGCCGAACAGCACGGCGAGCAGATCTACTCCATCGAGCAGTTCCTGCACATCGACATCGAGCACTGGGTCAACCACGCGGTGGTGAAGGTCGACTGGCTGGAGGAGTTCTTCAACTTCTACTACACGTCGTTCCACTTCGTGGTGCCGCTGACCGTCCTCGGTGTGCTCTACGTCCGGCGCCCCGCCGACTACCGCTGGGCACGCTCGGCGCTCGGCTTCGCGACGGTCCTCGCGCTCGTCGGGTTCTGGCTCTACCCGCTGGCCCCGCCGCGCCTGATGCCCGGGCTCGGCTTCATCGACACGGTCCACGGCGTGCAGGACTTCACCCAGCCGGACTACGGCACGCTGACCGCGCTCACCAACCAGTACGCGGCGATGCCCTCGCTGCACTTCGGCTGGTCGCTGTGGTGCGGGGTGGTGATCGTGATCCTCGCGCCGAAGTGGTGGATGAAGGCGCTGGGCCTGCTGCACCCGCTGTTCACGGTCTCCGCGATCGTCGCCACCGGGAACCACTGGGTCCTGGACGCGGTGGGCGGCGCGACCGTCGTCGGCGCGGGCTTCGGCCTCGGCCACCTCCTTGCCGGGCCCCGGGTGGGCCGGACGGTGAAGGTGGCGACGGGGGCGGAGCCGCCGGTCATCGACATGACGAAGGACTCGGCGAAGGACCGTACCCCGAGCTGA
- the proP gene encoding glycine betaine/L-proline transporter ProP yields the protein MDPALVKRAVKAAALGNAMEWFDFGVYSYIAVTLGKVFFPSGDPTAQLLSAFGAFAAAFLIRPLGGMVFGPLGDRVGRQKILALTMIMMAAGTFAIGLIPSYASIGVGAPILLLLARLVQGFSTGGEYAGASTFIAEYAPDKKRGFLGSWLEFGTLAGYIGGAGLVTLMTALLSTEDLLSWGWRIPFLIAGPMGLIGLYLRMKLEETPAFAAELTKAHKDEQSRPKVRLRDMVQGQWKALLLCMGLVLVFNVTDYMLLSYMPSYLTSELKYDETHGLMVILAVMALMMCVQPFAGALTDRVGRRPVIAAGCVGFLLLSVPALLLIRQGSLWAIGLGMAALGLLLVCFTASMPSTLPALFPTKVRYGSLSIGFNISVSIFGGTTPLVVTALIGATGNMMMPAYYMMAAAVVGGIAVWFMSESAGRPLPGSRPAVEK from the coding sequence GTGGACCCGGCGCTGGTCAAGCGGGCGGTGAAGGCGGCTGCTCTCGGCAACGCGATGGAGTGGTTCGACTTCGGCGTCTACAGCTACATCGCCGTGACGCTCGGCAAGGTCTTCTTCCCCTCGGGCGACCCCACGGCCCAACTGCTCTCCGCCTTCGGCGCCTTCGCGGCGGCGTTCCTGATCCGCCCGCTCGGCGGGATGGTCTTCGGCCCGCTCGGCGACCGCGTCGGCCGCCAGAAGATCCTCGCCCTCACCATGATCATGATGGCGGCGGGAACCTTCGCGATCGGCCTGATCCCTTCCTACGCGTCCATCGGCGTAGGAGCCCCGATCCTCCTTCTTCTGGCCCGCCTGGTGCAGGGCTTCTCGACGGGCGGTGAGTACGCGGGCGCGTCGACCTTCATCGCCGAGTACGCACCCGACAAGAAGCGCGGCTTCCTCGGCAGCTGGCTGGAGTTCGGCACACTCGCCGGCTACATAGGCGGCGCCGGCCTGGTGACCCTCATGACGGCCCTCCTCTCCACGGAGGACCTCCTCTCCTGGGGCTGGCGCATCCCGTTCCTCATCGCGGGCCCGATGGGCCTGATCGGCCTGTACCTGCGGATGAAGCTGGAGGAGACCCCGGCGTTCGCCGCGGAGCTCACGAAGGCGCACAAGGACGAGCAGTCCCGCCCGAAGGTGCGCCTGCGCGACATGGTCCAGGGCCAGTGGAAGGCGCTGCTCCTGTGCATGGGCCTGGTCCTGGTCTTCAACGTCACGGACTACATGCTGCTGTCGTACATGCCGAGCTACCTGACGAGCGAGCTCAAGTACGACGAGACGCACGGCCTCATGGTCATCCTGGCGGTGATGGCGCTGATGATGTGCGTCCAGCCGTTCGCGGGCGCGCTGACCGACCGGGTGGGCCGCCGCCCGGTGATCGCGGCGGGCTGTGTGGGCTTCCTGCTCCTCTCCGTCCCCGCCCTGCTCCTGATCCGCCAGGGCTCGCTCTGGGCGATCGGCCTCGGCATGGCGGCGCTCGGCCTGCTCCTGGTCTGCTTCACGGCCTCGATGCCGTCGACGCTCCCCGCCCTCTTCCCGACCAAGGTCCGCTACGGCTCGCTCTCCATCGGCTTCAACATCTCCGTATCGATCTTCGGAGGCACGACACCACTGGTGGTGACGGCACTGATCGGAGCGACGGGGAACATGATGATGCCCGCGTACTACATGATGGCGGCGGCCGTGGTGGGCGGAATCGCGGTGTGGTTCATGAGCGAAAGCGCGGGGCGGCCACTGCCGGGTTCGCGCCCGGCGGTCGAAAAATAG
- a CDS encoding serpin family protein: MLPAPAIRGLAERWLPLMASPGSGGGPGQGRSDGAGAGDFVCSPAGLWLALAAVAVGAREETAGELRELLGVAGEEAAGVVTAAARAFAGTDAVAVATRVWSRVPVYRAYREALPDVGFGPMDPDGIDAWVREATDGLIERLPVVITPDALLVLVNALALKARWELPFEGAGTRDQDFTDALGVRHRVPTMHRPVPLNCAWTVGGASVIELKCRSEDGRAPARVRFVLGEPGAGAAEVLPLAWAPEGRWTGIDAEQINMALPRMSLRTRVDATEQLAVLGVRWAMSEGADFSGMSPERLAISQVVQEAVVKVAEEGVEAAAVTAVPMAPGGAPYVPRRIEWIAFNRPFGVVVLDGAGEVPLFTAWQAGAPVG, translated from the coding sequence ATGCTGCCCGCGCCGGCGATCCGGGGGCTTGCCGAGCGGTGGCTGCCGCTGATGGCTTCGCCTGGCTCGGGGGGCGGGCCGGGGCAGGGCCGCAGTGACGGGGCGGGAGCGGGGGACTTCGTGTGCTCGCCCGCCGGGCTGTGGCTCGCGCTGGCCGCCGTCGCGGTGGGCGCGCGGGAGGAGACCGCCGGGGAGCTGCGGGAGTTGCTCGGCGTGGCGGGTGAAGAGGCCGCCGGTGTGGTCACGGCAGCCGCGCGGGCGTTCGCCGGCACGGACGCGGTGGCCGTCGCCACCCGGGTGTGGAGCCGGGTTCCGGTGTACCGCGCCTATCGGGAGGCGCTGCCCGACGTGGGATTCGGGCCGATGGACCCGGACGGCATCGACGCGTGGGTGCGGGAGGCGACGGACGGTCTCATCGAGCGGCTGCCGGTGGTGATCACTCCGGATGCGCTGCTGGTTCTGGTCAACGCGCTTGCGCTCAAGGCGCGTTGGGAGCTCCCCTTCGAGGGGGCGGGCACGCGCGATCAGGACTTCACGGACGCGCTCGGCGTGCGGCACCGGGTGCCCACGATGCACCGGCCCGTTCCGCTGAACTGCGCCTGGACGGTGGGCGGCGCGAGTGTCATCGAGCTGAAGTGCCGGTCAGAGGACGGGCGGGCACCTGCCCGGGTGCGGTTCGTGCTCGGTGAGCCGGGAGCCGGGGCCGCCGAGGTGCTGCCGCTCGCGTGGGCACCGGAAGGCCGGTGGACGGGGATCGACGCCGAGCAGATCAACATGGCGCTGCCGCGGATGTCCTTGCGGACGCGGGTCGACGCGACGGAGCAGTTGGCGGTGCTGGGTGTGCGGTGGGCGATGAGCGAGGGGGCCGACTTCTCCGGGATGTCGCCGGAGAGGCTTGCGATATCGCAGGTGGTGCAGGAGGCCGTGGTGAAGGTTGCGGAGGAGGGGGTCGAGGCGGCGGCGGTTACGGCTGTGCCGATGGCTCCCGGTGGGGCTCCGTATGTCCCTCGACGGATCGAGTGGATCGCCTTCAACCGGCCGTTCGGGGTCGTGGTGCTTGACGGGGCGGGGGAGGTGCCTCTGTTCACCGCTTGGCAGGCGGGGGCGCCGGTGGGGTAG
- a CDS encoding O-methyltransferase, whose protein sequence is MTQQQWTAVDTYFTDLLTPADEALTAALHDSDAAGLPQISVAPNQGKLLQLLAQIQGAHRILEIGTLGGYSTIWLARALPADGRLITLEYSPVHADVARGNLARAGLDKLTEVRVGPAIDSLAALVAEDAAPFDLVFIDADKANNPHYVEWSLKLTRPGSLIIVDNVVRSGEVANANSTDPSVQGTRKALELLASHPKLSGTALQTVGTKGYDGLALARVLD, encoded by the coding sequence ATGACCCAGCAGCAATGGACCGCGGTCGACACGTACTTCACCGATCTCCTGACCCCCGCCGACGAGGCCCTGACCGCGGCCCTGCACGACAGCGACGCCGCCGGTCTGCCGCAGATCAGCGTCGCGCCGAACCAGGGCAAGCTGCTCCAGCTCCTCGCCCAGATCCAGGGCGCGCACCGCATCCTCGAGATCGGCACGCTCGGCGGCTACAGCACCATCTGGCTGGCCCGCGCCCTGCCCGCGGACGGCCGCCTGATCACCCTGGAGTACTCCCCGGTCCACGCCGACGTGGCCCGCGGCAACCTCGCCCGCGCCGGCCTCGACAAGCTCACCGAGGTCCGGGTGGGTCCGGCCATCGACTCGCTCGCCGCGCTCGTGGCCGAGGACGCGGCCCCCTTCGACCTGGTCTTCATCGACGCGGACAAGGCCAACAACCCGCACTACGTGGAGTGGTCGCTCAAGCTCACCCGCCCCGGCAGCCTCATCATCGTCGACAACGTCGTACGGAGCGGAGAGGTGGCCAACGCCAACTCCACCGACCCCAGCGTGCAGGGCACGCGCAAGGCACTGGAACTCCTCGCCAGTCACCCGAAGTTGAGCGGCACGGCGCTGCAGACGGTGGGCACGAAGGGCTACGACGGCCTCGCGCTCGCCCGAGTACTGGACTGA
- a CDS encoding FHA domain-containing protein, translating into MLELTMACLSGADEGATAGMLMADAPSAPGSVLRMGRDRSVCRLVPPDDWLFVSRTHLEFRCGPDGTWRVTWLRGSHPEPASQVRLTVGGVPSPLEYGGTAPLSRGGSGDVVIQDRAGPRSVNVGFYVEG; encoded by the coding sequence GTGCTGGAGCTGACCATGGCCTGCTTGTCCGGGGCGGACGAAGGGGCGACGGCGGGCATGCTCATGGCTGACGCGCCGAGCGCACCGGGTTCCGTGTTGCGGATGGGGCGCGATCGCAGCGTGTGCCGTCTTGTGCCGCCCGACGACTGGCTGTTCGTGTCGCGTACGCATCTGGAGTTCCGCTGTGGGCCCGACGGGACCTGGAGGGTCACCTGGCTGCGCGGGTCACATCCCGAGCCCGCGTCGCAGGTGCGGCTCACCGTGGGCGGGGTGCCGTCGCCTCTTGAGTACGGGGGGACGGCACCGCTGTCCCGGGGCGGTTCCGGTGACGTCGTCATCCAGGACCGGGCCGGGCCTCGCAGCGTGAACGTCGGTTTCTACGTGGAGGGTTGA
- a CDS encoding J-domain-containing protein: MTERKPPEVSFESWIDKQIREAEERGDFATLPGYGKPLPKGLDTSSYDEQWWIKQKMAREGLSHLPPTLALRKEAEDVLAAAPDAPSEQAARKLVTDLNTKIREALRMPPPGPPLGLKPFDVEEVARTWRERHPA; the protein is encoded by the coding sequence ATGACTGAACGGAAACCACCTGAGGTCAGCTTCGAGTCCTGGATCGACAAACAGATCCGCGAGGCCGAGGAGCGCGGCGACTTCGCCACCCTGCCGGGCTACGGCAAGCCGCTCCCGAAGGGCCTGGACACCTCCTCGTACGACGAGCAGTGGTGGATCAAGCAGAAGATGGCCCGCGAAGGCCTCTCCCACCTCCCGCCGACCCTCGCCCTGCGCAAGGAGGCCGAGGACGTCCTGGCCGCGGCGCCGGACGCCCCCTCCGAACAGGCGGCCCGCAAGCTCGTCACAGACCTCAACACCAAGATCCGCGAGGCCCTGCGCATGCCACCCCCGGGCCCGCCCCTGGGCCTGAAGCCCTTCGACGTGGAAGAAGTGGCCCGCACCTGGCGCGAACGCCACCCGGCCTGA
- a CDS encoding antibiotic biosynthesis monooxygenase family protein, which yields MSIVKINVLTVPAEQREVLEKRFASRAGAVENSDGFEWFELLRPIEGTDDYLVYTRWRDEESFKAWMEGPMKAAHQGGGAGGGERPKPASSSAAVWSFEVVQQAAPKS from the coding sequence ATGAGCATCGTAAAGATCAACGTCCTGACCGTGCCCGCCGAGCAGCGAGAGGTCCTGGAGAAGCGCTTCGCGTCCCGCGCCGGCGCCGTGGAGAACTCCGACGGCTTCGAGTGGTTCGAACTGCTGCGCCCCATCGAGGGCACCGACGACTACCTGGTCTACACGCGCTGGCGTGACGAGGAGTCCTTCAAGGCCTGGATGGAGGGTCCGATGAAGGCCGCGCACCAGGGCGGGGGCGCAGGCGGCGGGGAGCGGCCCAAGCCCGCTTCCAGCAGTGCCGCGGTGTGGTCCTTCGAGGTCGTGCAGCAAGCCGCGCCCAAGAGCTAG
- a CDS encoding LysE family translocator, producing MMSTDRILAFAAMSFLLIVIPGPSVLFVIGRALAQGRRAALTSVVGNTVGAYVLVVAVALGVGSVVERSVVVFTALKLLGAAYLVYLGVKAVRQRGSLYAAFTGEAPAHSGLRTLWEGFAVGVANPKTIVFFAAVLPQFVDREQGHVMLQMLVLGLVFNAIALASDSVWGLVAATARGWFAHSPRRLSMVGGAGGLTMIGLGVSVAATGRKD from the coding sequence ATGATGTCCACCGACCGGATACTCGCCTTCGCGGCCATGTCGTTCCTGTTGATCGTGATTCCCGGGCCCAGCGTCCTGTTCGTGATCGGGCGGGCGCTGGCTCAGGGGCGTCGCGCCGCGCTGACCTCGGTGGTGGGGAACACGGTCGGCGCGTACGTGCTCGTGGTGGCCGTCGCGCTCGGGGTCGGGTCCGTCGTCGAGCGCTCGGTCGTCGTCTTCACGGCGCTGAAGCTGCTGGGCGCCGCCTACCTGGTGTATCTGGGGGTCAAGGCGGTGCGCCAACGCGGGTCGCTGTACGCCGCGTTCACCGGTGAAGCTCCCGCCCACAGTGGGCTGCGTACGTTGTGGGAAGGGTTCGCGGTCGGCGTGGCCAACCCCAAGACCATCGTCTTCTTCGCCGCCGTGCTACCGCAGTTCGTCGACCGCGAGCAGGGGCACGTCATGCTGCAGATGCTGGTGCTCGGCCTCGTCTTCAACGCCATCGCCCTGGCATCCGACAGTGTGTGGGGCCTGGTCGCGGCCACCGCGCGCGGCTGGTTCGCGCACTCGCCGCGGCGGCTCTCGATGGTCGGCGGGGCCGGCGGGCTCACCATGATCGGGCTCGGCGTCAGCGTCGCCGCGACCGGCCGCAAGGACTGA